Part of the Panicum virgatum strain AP13 chromosome 4N, P.virgatum_v5, whole genome shotgun sequence genome is shown below.
gcATTTttgctacaatctccccctttttggtgattgatgacaagaCAAccaaaacaagcaagatgaattgcaagaataagaaattgataccaatttgaaaagttagaaactacttagcttgcttggatgacatttcaatgctcattttaaaagcccttgataccaattgtagaaaaaattgtagaacaatggcttgtaccttagtccatgggatcatcaaattgcacttctcccccacattgactaagtacctccccctatcaccatgcatccttattgcattttccattcctaccccttgctaatggcattatttactccaaactatttgcttgcttttagggtacatttctccccctttgtcatcaaacacctaaaagcttcataaccactagcaacaaggagcattagtagcaaaaagaaattcactagtgatagagtgttataccaacTAAATTTCgcatatctccctttgtttgaacaagctccccctttttcaaagcttgtgccacctcctatcttgacatccattgtgatgccaattgtgatttgtaggggtagtgttcaaaagaaattgaattcatggagatagctctaggtgactagccatgcctccctatatcatttatctctttaaccCTTGGGAGTTgtggcttggtcttcttcccttgtccaatcttttttgatcaattgataccaattgtaaggttaattgcaatgtgcATCATCTTGATATCGAAGGATTGAGTGCATTACATGTGGACTAAgggagtgtgactacaacaaatatcactttgaaggcatgttagtcacaaaaacacaatCAGTAGAGTTAGCtgcccctaaatgtgtgcattagtgtttgaatcactttaaaacaaatgtatgcacttgtatttcacataatggggatcaaactctacaacttgaaaacatgacaccaaatgaataccaaaaataggattgataccaattgtagactttggtattttctttcgaaaatatgtgtcatggagaagcaacggttttcgcccatgtaggttgcactagataagaagttagtactaaaacaacctaccatatgataGTCTAGGAAGGCATGTCAAAAGAAGGATACCAATAATAAATATAAGATCATGCAATCCTAGAGAGACATTGacctacaatgatgcatgaaggatatcaaatgaattgagatcatccttttaccttgctcattacctcatatgtaggggaggggaatttgggtcactaatctttaataCATAACTTGGCTTTACTTCATCTTTgtatgatgcatccctactcatgcatcccaaaccttgtcaagcctccaaattccctgtcatttggatgcttaccaccatccaatgatggcttggcctccccctaaaaccatgattccccatttgattctccctcatgacttgattcacttaggtatttctccccctttgggatatgcttcttctccttgagaaaatatctttctttgatccacatttctccccctttggaatcaaatcacttaaaaggtcttgctcctaaaaaggtcttgcaaaacaatatagctcaaaagaagattagtatcctagggagttagttccatgattcatgatccaattgtatgatatcaatgaagataccaattgagaatttactatggtggatcacaaaatcacgaaactagcatgacatgagctaagctttccacaagtatgtgcacaaaaagataatgtgaaaaacaagtgcacaactagatgttataactagaaagcttagatcatatcatgcacgaaGGTAGCTACACATATCTTCTCttcgtcatcacttgaacctaaaagcctgggaatgttcatcttaacaatcatattagtccaagtgttgtgtgtgtcatcaatcgccaaaacattatattaaaatatggcatgagaggccattttcgctacactcgggcgggggagagggaagggaataagggggccaaggacttttgtcccggttggagacaccaaccggaacaaaaggggggccttttgtcccggttggtggctccaaccggggcAAAAGGCTATgcgagccttttgtcccggttggtgcctccaaccgggacaaaaggcccctgtccccccgctggcccggctagccgttggacccgggacaaaagccacctattgtcccgggcccaaaggctaccaggacaaatggcctggaacaaaggcctattctgtagcaGTGATCATTCCCAGCGGCTGGAACCCAAAccaagaagcacaaaaaggtcgAGAAGGATACAGCCCCGTGGaaaaaattaacctacgagaagaccgctgaggaggtggaagaggatactgctcgatatataaaagaacagttgAAGCCTAAAGTTCCCCCCGAAGACAGAACCAGTACCTCTAGATGTAGCAAAAAAGGTTCTCGGAAATCTAGAGAACCCACCAAAACCAAAAAGTTTACCCTCGGACTCTGGTAAAGGCCCACAAGCAGAGAAATcagaaatgtggcaagaccattcctcagcttggcacacaacaaaaagaactcgagcccctccgggcgCCAAGGATGCCAGACCTAAACGAGGCGCAATTTCTTGCTAAAACaggattaacgctagagcagGCAAGGGGGTATAGAAGGAtatccctgtcgctcccgttgTTGCTCCATacgagcatggaaaaccttttgtcactgaggaacgGGAGATGAGTCTgcgcacgcagatgttcaatttgcatagacgGTACCTGCGAATGTTGAATGACGAaatgaaaatgtttggagtcaagtatcgtgaccataaTTTCTTCcacggggaggacgacttctgggtgtactttgATAATCTATATCACAtataccatcgacaagccctcgacgcatctattatcaccatttgggttctgtaagtCTCACTTACCTCTATATTAattctttttgttaacaagcaaCGTAATTATCTGTGTGCATTATATAATTTCTATTTTATCATTTAATATGGAGATTAAAAGATTTCGAAAAGAAGGATGGCACCATCAAATCGGCTACATGTCTCTgctgctagtcaaccagaaatacttaacgaaaattacaaggagaCGTGTCAAAACATGTACAATTCATTGattaggcaaaattacaaatccaatATATTGATACCATACAACTATGGATAagtcttggtcgactcaatcctcttttatatttctaaataaatactaagtctaatgcatgtatatatGCTATCTATATATGCAGTTAttattggattttactcatacttgccATAGAGAGCGGCAATCTTGTAGTGTTCGACTCAATGAGAAAACCAAAGTCCGCAAtacaacatatcatagaccccttgaacaggtaagttcagtttgcacaatcaaatcctttttaaatttataaaaattgttgaatatcaaacttaactttgagcgcagggtgtggaaaaaatttgtgaaaacgaacaaaggacgtggtTAATGGAGAGCCGAACTGAACATTAAAATgaattatccggtatgttgattcacgaACTTTTTTCTAATTAAGGTATCCCAAATTATTCTGTATTGAGTAATTTATctatttctccttaagtgtgcgagacaaaaacaaggaactgattggtgtggGTACTATGTATGCGACTTCTTGCACATTATGACTCCATGCCGGAAGCCTACTACGGAGGACCTAAGAGTACGTACAAACCATTCACAAGTACATTTTCCTAATTATACTAACGCGATGAAATTAAAATATCagtccttttttcctaaatgatagatgagTCGAATCGCAGATGAAGTTTATTTTACCGATCGGATCAAcgtcgtgtgcgagcagctcgtcggattcattttgaatgaGATCcgggatcctagaggcgagttctaccacgacggttaCATCCATAAAGGATTTCCATCGACGTCCTGAGGggcccagtagttggactataaACATGAATtatacatttgtaaatatttctaaacgtgatgtcttgttgtttggatatttgtaaatatattagtataGCTAATTAGTTTAATTATATGCTTGCAtttgacttttagttagtttcaaatattctgtgAAATCGAatacgaccaatgaacgtatagtactgtagagctcggGTAcgcttagcaattataaaaaaatagtaataaataaaacaaacaaaattggatttagTCAAAATAGGGAAaactcattggtaccggttggaaaaaccaaccggtaccaaaggggctgccagcttgtgtcagcgtggcagcctctttggtaccggttgatctTTCCAACTGGTACCAACGAGTGCCTAAGGCATCCTTTTCTTTAGCATCGGTTtgggggaaccggttggaaaaccggttcCTAAGGCCGTTTCCAATCAGTTtcatggcccgttttctagtagtgtatacAAGGGACGGATGTTTTTTTCACGAGAGAAGGAAGTGGGTTTCATTCGTCCGGTCTAAATTCTGTTTTGAGGAAGGAGAGCAGCCGAGCTGAAATTGCATGCGAAAGGCAGAAAAGGATAGAATGTCAGTGGCACTAGTTGACTGGTGAGATTacgttttttaaaaaaaaaacttgttgaCTGAGATTTTCTGCCGATGCTAAAGAAGTGAGATGACCAGACGAGGCAAAAGGCAGGGGGTGACGCTGATACATTGTTTGGAGCTACAAGAATTGATTGGAGTAGAGACGGAAGGTATTAGAAGGATTGGACATGGAGGAGGGACGCTTGGATTGGAATCTATGATGGGAAAAGAAAAACGAGCAAGacctgaaaaaaaaacagactcGTATGAGCCCTACATTTATTCGATTAATGATGAAAACTAAATATGTCTTGATTATTTAATTCATTATACGTGAAAACCATGCCATGCCAACCTAATAAAAACCTTTACTATACGCGCCCTACTCGCCTGCTTAATGCAGATGCATGGCCTCAGATGAGGTAGATGCGCGCCAGCTGGCCATGGTGAGAATCTGCCCTAAAAAACACAATGAACACTTATATTTGTGGACAGAGGGGCTGCCATCATGTAATTACAAGAAAATAACCATTGGACGAAAACTTGAGGTCATGAGCTAAGCCTGGTCTGAAAATAGCAATAGGCCAGATGACCATGCCACAAACATAGCAGCGAGAAGCCCGTTAGCAATAGGTATATATAGGCTGGAGCCATTGGTGAGCAATGCAAGACACAAAACTTTGCGACAAAATGGCCTTCCCCAACAACACCATGCTGAGAACTCTCTTCCTCCTTGTGCTTGTCTGCGCTGCGCATGCTGGCGGGAAGGCGAAGGAGAGCTCCTCCGCTCCggctggaggtggtggtggatcCTGTGACGGCGGGACATGCGACATCACCAAGATGGGCGCGACCGCCGGCGGCAAGACGGACAGCACCAAGGCTGTACAGGAGGCATGGACGTCGGCGTGTGGCGGCACCGGAAAGCAGAAGATCATGATCCCCAAGGGCGACTTCCTGGTCGGGCCGCTCAACTTCACGGGCCCGTGCAAGGGTGACGTGACCATCCAGCTGGACGGCAACCTGCTGGCGTCCACGGACTTGAGCCAGTACAAGGGCAACTGGATCGAGATCCTGCGCGTGGACAATCTGGTGATCACCGGCAAGGGCACGCTCGACGGGCAAGGCCCCGCTGTGTGGAGCAAGAACTCATGCGCCAAGAAGTACGACTGCAAGATCCTACCCAACTCGTTGGTTCTGGACTTCGTGAACAACGGCGAGGTGTCCGGCATCACGCTGCTCAACTCCAAGTTCTTCCACATGAACGTGTTCCAGTGCAAGGACATGGTGATCAAGGACGTGACGGTCACGGCGCCAGGGGACAGCCCCAACACGGATGGCATCCACATGGGTGACTCGTCCGGGGTCACAATCAGCAACACGGTTATCGGTGTTGGCGACGACTGCATCTCCATCGGCCCAGGTAGCACCAAGGTCAACATCACCGGCGTCACCTGCGGCCCGGGACACGGCATCAGCATCGGCAGCCTTGGGCGGTACAAGGACGAGAAGGACGTGACTGACATCAACGTGAAGGACTGCACTTTCAAGAAGTCGACTAACGGCCTCCGGATCAAGGCGTACGAAGACGCCAAGTcggtgctcacagcctccaagATCCACTATGAGAACATCAAGATGGAGGACGCGGCGAACCCCATAATCATCGACATGAAGTACTGCCCCAACAAGATTTGCACCGCCAGCGGCGGCTCCAAGGTCACCGTCAAGGACGTCTCCTTTAAGAACATCaccggcacctcctccacccccgAGGCCGTCAGCTTGCTCTGCACCGACAAGATCCCATGTAGCGGAGTCACCATGGACAATGTCAAGGTCGAGTACAGCGGCAAAAACAACAAGACCATGGCCGTCTGCAACAATGCCAAGGGCTCCTCCACAGGCTGCCTCAAGGAGCTCGCCTGCCTCTGAGCGATTCAAGCCAATGCAACTCGTTCCCTCCTCCGTTGCCATCCATATATATGATGGTAACTACTACCACACCTACATTTCCTGCTTGCACATGCTCGTCTGAGATCGAGCAATTTAAATCCAGACTGGATGGATACTCTTTTACTTTCTTGATTTCTCTCGGGAGTCAGTTGACATAGAATAACAATGTGTGCAGCCGTATGAATGCATGTAAAGCAATGAGATGTATACCATGTATGTATTTATGTACTCAAGTCCCACGTTTTGCCGATTTTGTTTTTATAATTTTGGCAAAAACTAGACATATATAACACTATGTATAACTAGTGCCTGTAAGTGGTCAAATAATGTATGCGACCACATTCTACTAGAAGTTGTTGTCATGTTATTTCCAAATTCTCTTGAGAACCATTGCTTAGAAGATTTTAACcttctatttttttataaaaaaaacgagtgccttcaaaaaataaaaagattagACAGAAAGAGGTAACTGCAACAACTCCTAGTATGTAGAGTAATTTTAATTCAAATATAAAATGCATGTGCCAAAGGGCCACTAAAAGAAATTATTTTTGAAGGAATTGGTAAAAAAACTCATTTTGCCAATCAGGAAACACATACACacgttgcaacttgcaaggatTTTTTTCCCATGCATGTTCTTTCTTCAAATGGCACTTTTTACATGACAGCCTCGATCGGATTATTTCCTACCTACATGGACCAACCGCCAGCAGACTCGATCGTGATGCCGAGACAAATCAGCCATGAAACAAGGCAAAGACAAGGTGCTCATGGCAAGAGCAGCTGCCTAACAGACAGCACCACACAATTATACGCGTGCAGTTCCAAGAATTCGTTGGGGGCAAATgccagaagaaaaaaaaaacagaacagtATACTACGTGCCATAAATCATGCTCCGCGCAATGCATGACGCGTTGCTTCTCCCCTCCACAGGCGGCCAGCAGCAGCCATGGCGTCGGGCCTGGGTGCTCTGCTTCTCCtcctggccatggcggcggcgtggcttgcCGCAGACGtcgtcgctggcgccgccgtcggcccggTCTTCAACGTCACGGACTTCGGCGCGGTCGCGGACGGGAAGACGGACGACTCCAGGGCGTTCCTGAGGGCGTGGATGAAGGCGTGCGCGACGCCCGGGAggcccgccgtcgtcgtccccggGGGCGGCGGGAGCTACCTGCTGCACCCGCTCGTGTTCCGCGGCCCGTGCAGGGGGTACATGGAGGTGCGCGTCGCCGGCGTCCTCCGCGCGCCGGCTGGGCTCGGCGCCTTCCGAGGCTGCCGCGAGTGGGTCCACTTCTCCAACGTCGACGGGCTGCTCGTCACCGGTGGCGGCACGTTCGACGGCCGCGGCGCCACCGCGTGGCCGCTCAACGAGTGCCCCAAGCGACGCGATTGCACGCTCCTCCCCACCGTAAGTTTGATCTCTGGCCG
Proteins encoded:
- the LOC120669734 gene encoding exopolygalacturonase-like, which translates into the protein MAFPNNTMLRTLFLLVLVCAAHAGGKAKESSSAPAGGGGGSCDGGTCDITKMGATAGGKTDSTKAVQEAWTSACGGTGKQKIMIPKGDFLVGPLNFTGPCKGDVTIQLDGNLLASTDLSQYKGNWIEILRVDNLVITGKGTLDGQGPAVWSKNSCAKKYDCKILPNSLVLDFVNNGEVSGITLLNSKFFHMNVFQCKDMVIKDVTVTAPGDSPNTDGIHMGDSSGVTISNTVIGVGDDCISIGPGSTKVNITGVTCGPGHGISIGSLGRYKDEKDVTDINVKDCTFKKSTNGLRIKAYEDAKSVLTASKIHYENIKMEDAANPIIIDMKYCPNKICTASGGSKVTVKDVSFKNITGTSSTPEAVSLLCTDKIPCSGVTMDNVKVEYSGKNNKTMAVCNNAKGSSTGCLKELACL